One Acidobacteriota bacterium DNA window includes the following coding sequences:
- the grxD gene encoding Grx4 family monothiol glutaredoxin, which translates to MEPTTQVSDWTEQIKKDIASHDVFIFAKGEKNAAMCGFSHRVMQVFSVLEQDFEVRNIFQDPEIRPALCAYTNWPTTPQVFIRGEFIGGCDIVMEMYENGELKKKLAAQ; encoded by the coding sequence ATGGAACCGACTACGCAGGTCTCGGACTGGACGGAACAGATCAAGAAGGACATCGCAAGTCACGACGTGTTCATCTTCGCCAAGGGCGAGAAGAATGCGGCGATGTGTGGCTTCTCCCATCGCGTGATGCAGGTGTTCAGCGTGCTGGAGCAGGACTTCGAGGTCCGCAACATCTTCCAGGACCCCGAAATTCGCCCGGCGCTCTGTGCCTACACCAACTGGCCGACCACACCCCAGGTCTTCATCCGCGGAGAGTTCATCGGCGGTTGTGACATCGTCATGGAGATGTACGAGAACGGCGAACTGAAGAAGAAGTTGGCCGCTCAGTAG
- a CDS encoding BolA/IbaG family iron-sulfur metabolism protein codes for MEPNQSVSLEEVRRRIEETLPGARVQVETFSGHDHFQAVVEAPQFAGKSLIEQHRMVYDAVDDLIGGAMHALALKTRPLDDAK; via the coding sequence ATGGAACCCAATCAGAGTGTCAGCCTTGAAGAAGTGCGGCGACGGATCGAAGAGACTCTGCCGGGGGCGCGGGTTCAGGTCGAGACTTTCTCGGGGCATGATCATTTTCAGGCCGTCGTGGAAGCGCCGCAGTTTGCCGGAAAGAGTTTGATCGAACAACATCGCATGGTTTACGACGCGGTCGACGATCTGATCGGAGGGGCGATGCATGCATTGGCCCTGAAGACCCGACCCCTCGACGACGCGAAGTAG